Genomic DNA from Brassica rapa cultivar Chiifu-401-42 chromosome A04, CAAS_Brap_v3.01, whole genome shotgun sequence:
TGGTCTGAATCATGACACTAAACTCTTGCGAAGCAGAGGGAATCAAAATTGAGTTAGTAATCAATTACCTCATCTTACGGAGAACACTAGACATCTCCTCTCTCTTTCGCTTGGCTCTCTTGTGGGTTCCCAACTTCCTCTTAGCGACCTTAAGAGCCCTCTTGTCTTTACCAACCTTGAGAAGCTCGGTGATTCTCTTCTCGTAAGGAGCAAATCCAGCAACTTCCCTGATCAGTGATCTGATAAACAATGTCCTCTTGCTCGTTTTCTACAATATACAATaatgtcagaaaaaaaaaaccaaacatCGCAAGACAAAACCACTTCTCAGCTCAGAACTATTTAATCCACGTGTTCAACTAATATTCCTATCATCTCTGTAATAAGACCAAACATGAAACCAGCACAGACTCTTGTCTAAAGATCGAGAGTGAAGCGAGAAAACCATA
This window encodes:
- the LOC103865613 gene encoding 60S ribosomal protein L36-2 — translated: MAAPQVKTGLFVGLNKGHVTTRRELAPRPNSRKGKTSKRTLFIRSLIREVAGFAPYEKRITELLKVGKDKRALKVAKRKLGTHKRAKRKREEMSSVLRKMRSGGGGVTEKKK